From a single Geothermobacter hydrogeniphilus genomic region:
- a CDS encoding YggS family pyridoxal phosphate-dependent enzyme has translation MTIAANLKDIRQQIEAACRRCGRDSRDVRLVAVSKKKPAAAIEAAFMAGQKLFGESYVQEFCDKQEQIDQPLEWHFIGGLQSNKVKYLRGRTALIHSVDRLSLAREISRQWQKIGQRADILLQFNLGREASKSGADENQALELARAVSELPGLQIRGLMTLPPWDEEPERVRPYFRRLRELAGEIEAAGLPDVRMEELSMGMSHDFEVAIEEGATLIRVGTAIFGARD, from the coding sequence ATGACCATCGCCGCCAACCTCAAAGACATCCGGCAGCAGATCGAGGCCGCCTGCCGACGCTGCGGACGCGATTCCCGTGACGTCAGGCTGGTCGCCGTCAGCAAGAAAAAACCCGCCGCCGCCATCGAAGCCGCTTTCATGGCCGGCCAGAAGCTGTTCGGCGAAAGCTATGTCCAGGAATTCTGTGACAAGCAGGAACAGATCGACCAACCGCTCGAATGGCATTTCATCGGCGGGCTGCAAAGCAACAAGGTCAAGTACCTGCGTGGCAGAACCGCGCTGATCCACTCCGTTGACCGGCTCTCCCTGGCCCGGGAGATCAGCCGCCAGTGGCAGAAGATCGGGCAGCGCGCAGACATCCTGCTACAGTTCAACCTCGGCCGCGAAGCGAGCAAGAGCGGAGCCGACGAGAACCAGGCCCTCGAACTGGCCAGGGCGGTCAGCGAGCTGCCGGGACTGCAGATCCGCGGACTGATGACCCTGCCCCCCTGGGATGAGGAGCCGGAACGGGTGCGGCCCTACTTCCGCCGGCTGCGTGAGTTGGCCGGCGAGATCGAAGCGGCCGGGCTGCCCGATGTCCGCATGGAGGAGCTTTCCATGGGCATGAGCCACGATTTCGAGGTTGCCATCGAGGAAGGAGCGACCCTGATCCGTGTCGGGACGGCCATTTTCGGAGCGCGGGACTAA
- a CDS encoding MarR family winged helix-turn-helix transcriptional regulator encodes MATKYPGTTSERRALSTYINLLRCSEVVTADTTRHLAAEKLTVGQFGTLEALYHLGPLCQRDIGRKLLRSGGNVTTVVDNLEKRGLVKRRRQAEDRRYYSVALTDSGRELIARIMPRQVAGIKQRLDVLSAEEQETLRRLCRKLGVGD; translated from the coding sequence ATGGCGACGAAGTATCCGGGAACGACATCTGAACGACGGGCACTCAGTACTTATATCAATCTGTTGCGCTGCAGCGAAGTGGTTACCGCCGACACCACGCGTCATCTTGCCGCGGAAAAATTGACGGTCGGTCAGTTCGGCACCCTTGAGGCGCTTTACCATCTCGGCCCGCTTTGTCAGCGGGACATTGGCAGAAAGCTTCTCAGAAGCGGCGGCAATGTGACCACCGTGGTTGACAACCTGGAGAAGCGCGGTTTGGTTAAACGACGGCGCCAGGCGGAAGACCGGCGTTATTACAGTGTCGCGTTGACCGATTCCGGACGGGAACTGATCGCCCGCATCATGCCGCGCCAGGTCGCCGGCATTAAACAGCGTCTGGACGTTCTCAGTGCCGAAGAACAGGAGACGCTGCGGCGTCTCTGTCGCAAGCTGGGAGTCGGCGACTGA
- the trmFO gene encoding methylenetetrahydrofolate--tRNA-(uracil(54)-C(5))-methyltransferase (FADH(2)-oxidizing) TrmFO, with product METHPITVIGAGLAGCEAAWQIARHGLPVVLKEMKPERMSPAHHSPRFCELVCSNSLRGTQLSNAVGLLKEEMRRLRSLFILTADRHAVPAGGALAVARDDFAAAITAAVRSHPLIEVVTGEVTELPNEGWTIVASGPLTSEALSTSIARLTGTEQLYFYDAIAPIVEAGSIDMSVAWRASRYGRGEDDYINCPLNETEYRQFVTELRRAEKVPARDFEKLIHFEGCMPIEEMAERGEMTLAFGPLKPVGLPDPRTGREPFAVLQLRQDDRHGQLYNMVGCQTKLTYPEQRRIFRSLPGLRQAEFARLGSMHRNTFLNAPRCLTPTLQFREAEHLLFAGQITGVEGYVESAACGFLAGCFAARLARGEEISLPPETTGFGALLAHLRHADDNHFQPSNINYGLFPPLAQRIRKRSEKRLALAERALRDLRAWWAEINPERSS from the coding sequence ATGGAAACGCATCCGATCACTGTTATCGGCGCCGGTCTGGCGGGCTGCGAAGCAGCCTGGCAGATCGCGCGGCACGGCCTGCCGGTCGTACTCAAAGAAATGAAGCCGGAACGCATGAGCCCGGCTCATCATTCCCCGCGGTTCTGTGAACTGGTCTGTTCCAACAGCCTGCGCGGCACGCAGTTGAGCAACGCCGTCGGCCTGCTCAAGGAGGAGATGCGCCGCCTGCGGAGCCTCTTCATCCTCACCGCCGACCGCCACGCGGTTCCTGCCGGAGGCGCCCTCGCCGTTGCCCGCGACGATTTCGCCGCCGCCATCACCGCCGCCGTCCGCAGCCATCCGCTGATCGAAGTCGTTACCGGCGAAGTAACCGAACTGCCGAACGAAGGCTGGACCATTGTCGCCAGCGGACCGCTCACCTCGGAGGCCCTGAGCACCTCGATTGCCCGTCTGACCGGCACCGAGCAGCTCTACTTCTATGATGCCATCGCCCCGATCGTCGAAGCCGGATCGATTGACATGTCGGTCGCCTGGCGCGCCTCGCGCTATGGTCGCGGCGAGGACGACTACATCAACTGCCCCCTGAACGAAACCGAATACCGGCAATTCGTCACTGAACTGCGCCGGGCCGAGAAGGTGCCGGCCCGGGACTTTGAAAAACTGATCCATTTCGAGGGTTGCATGCCGATTGAGGAGATGGCCGAACGGGGCGAGATGACCCTCGCCTTCGGCCCCCTCAAACCGGTCGGCCTGCCCGACCCGCGCACCGGTCGGGAACCCTTCGCCGTCCTGCAGTTGCGCCAGGATGACCGCCACGGCCAGCTCTACAACATGGTCGGCTGCCAGACCAAGCTGACCTACCCCGAGCAGCGGCGGATTTTCCGCAGCCTGCCGGGACTGCGGCAGGCCGAATTCGCCCGGCTCGGCAGCATGCATCGCAATACATTTCTCAACGCCCCGCGCTGCCTGACCCCGACCCTGCAGTTCAGGGAAGCAGAACACCTGCTGTTCGCCGGCCAGATCACCGGCGTCGAAGGCTATGTCGAATCAGCCGCCTGCGGCTTCCTCGCCGGCTGTTTCGCCGCCCGCCTGGCACGCGGTGAAGAGATCTCCCTGCCGCCGGAAACAACCGGGTTCGGTGCCCTGCTGGCCCATCTGCGACATGCCGACGACAACCATTTCCAGCCATCCAACATCAACTACGGCCTCTTCCCCCCTCTTGCGCAACGCATCCGCAAACGCAGTGAGAAACGACTTGCCCTGGCCGAACGCGCCCTGCGGGACCTGCGGGCCTGGTGGGCCGAAATCAACCCCGAACGATCCTCCTGA
- a CDS encoding DoxX family protein encodes MWKKCLHTSDDIILLLLRLTLGIVILPHGLQKTLGLFGGHGFSGTYGFFTATMGLPGAVAVLVILAESLGALGLIVGFLTRLGALGVAAVMAGAIAMVHWQNGFFMNWFGNQQGEGFEYHLLALGIALALLIKGGGRLSIDRAIAGEG; translated from the coding sequence ATGTGGAAAAAATGCCTTCATACAAGCGATGATATTATCCTGCTGCTGCTCAGACTGACCCTTGGCATCGTCATCCTGCCGCACGGCTTGCAGAAGACCCTGGGCCTGTTCGGCGGTCATGGTTTTTCCGGTACTTACGGTTTCTTCACCGCCACGATGGGGCTGCCCGGCGCGGTTGCCGTGCTGGTGATCCTGGCCGAGTCCCTTGGCGCCCTGGGGCTGATCGTCGGTTTCCTGACTCGTCTCGGCGCTCTCGGGGTGGCGGCGGTGATGGCCGGAGCGATTGCCATGGTTCACTGGCAGAACGGTTTTTTCATGAACTGGTTCGGCAACCAGCAGGGCGAGGGTTTCGAGTACCACCTGCTGGCTCTCGGTATCGCCCTGGCCCTGTTGATAAAAGGCGGTGGAAGGTTGTCGATCGACCGCGCCATTGCCGGTGAAGGCTGA
- a CDS encoding ArsR/SmtB family transcription factor — translation MREYARFFKALSDPTRLRILLLLSRGELSVGDLTRSLKLPQSTVSRHLAYLRGAGWVDDRRDGVRIIYQLVKSGIDMQRRLLFLLEKELYDLPVVQQDFKARDNLKQAQPARQAPTAGVPPDRSYR, via the coding sequence ATGCGTGAATATGCCCGTTTTTTCAAGGCTCTCTCCGACCCGACCCGGCTACGGATCCTGCTGCTGCTTTCGCGCGGGGAACTTTCGGTCGGCGATTTGACCCGCAGTCTGAAACTGCCGCAGTCGACGGTGTCGCGCCATCTCGCCTACCTGCGCGGCGCCGGTTGGGTGGATGATCGCCGTGACGGGGTCAGAATCATCTATCAGCTGGTCAAATCGGGCATCGACATGCAGCGCCGGCTGCTGTTCCTGCTGGAAAAGGAACTCTACGACCTGCCGGTGGTGCAGCAGGACTTCAAGGCGCGGGACAACCTCAAGCAGGCGCAACCGGCAAGGCAGGCCCCCACGGCCGGGGTCCCGCCGGATCGCTCCTACCGCTGA
- the topA gene encoding type I DNA topoisomerase has protein sequence MAKTLVIVESPAKAKTIEKFLGAGYKVLASYGHVRALPSKQGSVDVDNDFEPRYHVLPESSKHISTLKKELKGVDELILATDPDREGEAIAWHLLQALGIDPQKRKPVVKRVTFHEITRGAIQQALAEPGEISRELVDAQQARSILDYLVGFNLSPFLWKKIRYGLSAGRVQSVALRLICEREKEINAFKSDEYWTIEADLNSDAGKPFKARLAAIDGKKLTKLAIGNEQQAKELVSELKQQSYRVAGLQVKQKKRNPSPPFTTSTLQQEASRKLGFSARKTMQVAQKLYEGIDIGEGAIGLITYMRTDSVVLSKVATDEARELVTERFGREYALAKPRVFRNKAKNAQEAHEAVRPTSLKRTPEELRSKLSLDQYKLYRLIWLRTMASQMAAAILDATSVDISAGDRFQLRASGQVVRFPGFMQLYTEGRDEPVEEESGILPPLAEQEKLDLLKLSPEQHFTQPPPRFTEATLVKTLEENGIGRPSTYASIIQTLANRKYVRLEKRTFFPEDIGMVVSDLLARHFEKYVDYDFTAKMEEDLDAISRGEQQWRPVLRQFWEPFISLLRQKEQEVNKDDVTTEKTGQECPECGKELVIKLGRRGKFLACSGFPDCRHTQPLKNGSEQEPEEPEYSDQNCDKCGARMLIKQGRYGKFLACSAYPACKNIQPLVKPKALDIPCPECGEGEMMEKKSRYGKIFYSCNRYPKCKYALWNPPKAEPCPKCSWPLTEIKTTKRYGTVRRCPQENCDFEETLVAPEKPVSTKKKPAAKKAR, from the coding sequence ATGGCCAAGACCCTCGTTATAGTTGAATCCCCCGCCAAAGCCAAAACCATCGAGAAGTTCCTCGGTGCGGGCTACAAGGTACTGGCATCCTACGGGCATGTTCGCGCCCTGCCGAGCAAGCAGGGATCGGTCGATGTCGACAACGACTTCGAACCGCGCTACCACGTTCTGCCGGAGAGCAGCAAGCACATCAGTACCCTGAAGAAGGAACTCAAGGGCGTCGATGAACTGATTCTCGCGACTGACCCCGACCGCGAAGGAGAGGCGATCGCCTGGCACCTGCTGCAGGCCCTCGGCATCGATCCGCAAAAGCGCAAGCCGGTGGTCAAACGGGTCACTTTTCACGAAATCACCAGAGGCGCCATCCAGCAGGCCCTGGCCGAACCGGGCGAAATCTCGCGTGAACTGGTCGATGCCCAACAGGCGCGTTCCATCCTCGACTACCTGGTCGGCTTCAATCTCTCCCCCTTCCTGTGGAAGAAAATCCGCTACGGCCTCTCCGCGGGGCGCGTGCAATCGGTCGCATTGCGACTGATCTGTGAGCGGGAAAAAGAGATCAACGCCTTCAAAAGCGATGAATACTGGACCATCGAAGCCGACCTGAACAGCGACGCCGGAAAGCCGTTCAAGGCCAGGCTGGCCGCCATCGACGGCAAGAAGCTGACCAAGCTGGCCATCGGCAACGAACAGCAGGCCAAAGAACTGGTCTCTGAACTGAAACAACAGAGCTACCGGGTGGCCGGGCTGCAGGTCAAACAGAAAAAACGCAACCCTTCCCCCCCCTTCACCACCAGCACCCTGCAGCAGGAGGCGAGCCGCAAACTCGGCTTCTCGGCCCGCAAGACCATGCAGGTTGCCCAGAAGCTGTACGAGGGGATCGATATCGGTGAAGGGGCCATCGGCCTGATCACCTACATGCGAACCGACTCGGTGGTCCTGTCGAAGGTCGCGACCGATGAAGCGCGCGAGCTGGTAACTGAACGTTTCGGTCGTGAATACGCCCTGGCCAAGCCCCGCGTTTTCCGCAACAAGGCCAAGAACGCCCAGGAAGCTCACGAAGCGGTGCGGCCGACCAGCCTCAAGCGAACCCCGGAAGAGCTGCGCAGCAAACTGAGCCTCGACCAGTACAAACTCTACCGGTTGATCTGGCTGCGCACCATGGCCTCACAGATGGCCGCAGCCATCCTCGACGCCACCAGCGTCGATATCAGCGCCGGCGACCGCTTCCAACTGCGCGCCAGCGGTCAGGTGGTGCGTTTCCCGGGCTTCATGCAGCTCTACACCGAGGGCCGGGACGAACCGGTGGAAGAGGAATCGGGCATCCTGCCGCCGCTGGCGGAACAGGAAAAACTTGACCTGCTCAAGCTCAGCCCGGAACAGCACTTTACCCAGCCGCCGCCGCGCTTTACCGAGGCAACCCTGGTCAAGACCCTGGAGGAAAACGGCATCGGACGCCCCTCCACCTACGCCAGCATCATCCAGACCCTGGCCAACCGCAAGTATGTCCGGCTGGAAAAGCGCACCTTCTTCCCCGAAGACATCGGCATGGTGGTCAGTGACCTGCTGGCCAGGCATTTTGAAAAGTATGTTGACTATGACTTCACCGCGAAGATGGAGGAGGATCTCGACGCCATCTCCCGCGGCGAACAGCAATGGCGTCCGGTTCTGCGGCAGTTCTGGGAACCCTTCATCAGCCTGCTGCGCCAGAAGGAGCAGGAAGTCAACAAGGATGATGTCACCACCGAGAAAACCGGTCAGGAATGCCCCGAGTGCGGCAAGGAGCTGGTGATCAAGCTCGGTCGGCGCGGCAAGTTCCTCGCCTGCAGCGGCTTCCCCGACTGTCGCCACACCCAGCCGTTGAAGAACGGTTCAGAGCAGGAGCCGGAAGAGCCGGAGTACTCGGACCAGAACTGCGACAAGTGCGGTGCCAGGATGCTGATCAAACAGGGACGCTACGGCAAGTTCCTCGCCTGCAGCGCCTATCCCGCATGCAAAAACATCCAGCCGCTGGTCAAACCGAAGGCCCTGGACATTCCCTGCCCTGAATGCGGCGAAGGGGAGATGATGGAAAAGAAGAGCCGCTACGGCAAAATCTTCTATTCCTGCAACCGTTACCCCAAGTGCAAGTATGCCCTCTGGAATCCGCCTAAAGCCGAGCCCTGTCCCAAGTGCAGCTGGCCCCTGACCGAGATCAAGACCACCAAGCGTTACGGGACCGTCCGCAGGTGTCCGCAGGAAAACTGCGATTTCGAGGAAACCCTGGTGGCGCCGGAGAAACCGGTCTCAACGAAAAAGAAGCCGGCCGCCAAAAAAGCCAGGTAA
- a CDS encoding Maf family protein codes for MQQKNNDQPPELVLASASPRRRELLQRVGLNFAVVPSTAPEDEIPGESPEQHVIRLSEAKAREVAGRAAQPGRYFIGSDTIVLRDDAILGKPADAGQAAAMLRTLSGRRHRVLSGFAVVDRASGKCYSGAVSTKVLFKQLTEAEISGYIATGEPFDKAGGYAIQGIGTFMVRSIEGSYSNVVGLPLAELLDLLAEIGAATPFPQAERTT; via the coding sequence ATGCAGCAGAAAAACAATGATCAGCCGCCTGAACTGGTTCTCGCTTCCGCCTCCCCGCGGCGCCGGGAGCTTCTCCAGCGGGTCGGCCTGAATTTCGCCGTCGTCCCGAGTACCGCGCCGGAGGACGAAATCCCCGGGGAATCCCCCGAACAGCACGTCATCCGCCTCAGTGAAGCCAAAGCCCGCGAGGTCGCCGGCCGCGCCGCCCAGCCTGGACGTTATTTCATCGGCAGCGATACCATTGTCCTGCGCGACGATGCCATTCTCGGCAAACCGGCCGACGCCGGACAGGCCGCCGCCATGCTGCGCACCCTGTCCGGCCGACGCCACCGGGTCCTGTCCGGATTCGCAGTGGTCGACCGCGCTTCCGGCAAATGCTACAGCGGCGCGGTCAGCACCAAAGTCTTGTTCAAACAACTTACGGAGGCGGAAATCAGCGGCTACATCGCCACCGGCGAACCCTTTGACAAGGCCGGCGGCTACGCTATCCAGGGGATCGGTACGTTCATGGTTCGATCCATCGAAGGCAGCTACAGCAATGTCGTCGGTCTGCCGCTGGCCGAACTGCTCGACCTGCTCGCCGAGATCGGCGCCGCCACCCCCTTTCCGCAAGCGGAGAGAACGACATGA
- a CDS encoding diguanylate cyclase, whose product MADNILFTADPVELLDTLREFSFLQPYNLAVFSEREGLVAFRGEKNRMCGAFGENWLCLDGCDKNYKQEIDRAVSERKARIFNCSSGLLNFVLPFQDRDQHIHYLLAGGIRDQATDLEHLETIIRDRQINGIYFLEQWEQLPSTTRLAVKDVIDNIYGVLPLIGDNNYYARVYERTVDLINTISDLGPEIDRAETVDDVIQLLSETLTVLFNIPRIAILYPQGNKRQLILKGLLGLDNGAAIRLGAKSSGVLMQRKGERSLVLRGKQLKSLFPYLDAEHLSCLPLLVDNKLIGFLALFDHELSQRDLMIIELLCSRIAGKLLRLRRRRNREQESQRSRQLLDMVSRLAQLENSQHFHQGLVEMATDLLDAGKGSLMLLDDRREKLAIVASIGMNRQLARNMKLLKGQGIAGRVVITGSPMLVHDIEQDQRVSIDKRPRFATQSFLCLPFRSENEIIGVLNLSDKNNGSAFTVADLKTVEPLLEHAGSLVRRAGTLERASLLEELSSCDSLTGLHNRRFLDQRLDEELNRSSRQKLEFSVLLLDIDHFKNYNDHCGHLAGDKALKKLSHLLRRSAREMDSVTRFGGEEFCILLPETGREPARMVAERIRHGIEREPFYQEEVLPGGRLTISIGISCYPADGDSAEALLEAADRALYQAKDNGRNRIQLFEPTLRQQRIVFI is encoded by the coding sequence ATGGCTGACAATATTCTGTTCACTGCAGACCCGGTCGAACTGCTCGACACCCTGCGCGAATTCTCTTTCCTGCAGCCCTACAACCTGGCTGTTTTTTCCGAACGGGAAGGGCTGGTCGCGTTTCGAGGAGAAAAAAACCGGATGTGCGGCGCCTTCGGCGAGAACTGGCTCTGTCTCGATGGTTGCGACAAGAACTACAAACAGGAAATCGATCGCGCCGTCAGCGAACGCAAGGCACGTATTTTCAACTGCTCCAGCGGATTGCTCAATTTCGTGCTCCCGTTCCAGGACCGCGATCAACACATCCACTACCTGCTTGCCGGCGGCATTCGGGATCAGGCCACCGACCTCGAACACCTGGAAACCATTATCCGTGACCGCCAGATCAACGGCATCTATTTTCTTGAACAGTGGGAGCAGCTGCCAAGCACCACGCGTCTCGCGGTCAAGGATGTAATTGACAATATCTACGGGGTGCTGCCGCTGATCGGGGACAACAATTACTACGCCCGGGTCTATGAACGCACCGTCGACCTCATCAATACCATCTCCGACCTTGGTCCGGAAATCGACCGGGCGGAAACGGTCGATGATGTCATCCAACTGCTCAGCGAAACCCTGACGGTGCTGTTCAATATCCCCCGCATCGCGATCCTCTACCCGCAGGGCAACAAACGCCAACTGATTCTCAAAGGCCTGCTCGGACTGGACAACGGTGCCGCCATCCGCCTGGGGGCAAAGAGTTCCGGGGTCCTGATGCAGCGCAAGGGTGAGCGATCCCTGGTGCTGCGCGGCAAACAACTGAAGAGTCTTTTCCCCTATCTCGATGCCGAACACCTGAGCTGCCTGCCGCTGCTGGTCGACAATAAACTGATCGGCTTTCTCGCTCTCTTCGACCACGAACTTTCCCAACGCGACCTGATGATCATCGAACTGCTCTGCAGCCGCATCGCCGGCAAACTGCTGCGTCTGCGCCGGCGCCGCAACCGGGAGCAGGAAAGCCAGCGTTCCCGGCAGCTGCTCGATATGGTCAGCCGTCTCGCGCAACTGGAAAATTCCCAGCATTTCCACCAGGGGCTGGTCGAGATGGCAACCGATCTGCTCGATGCCGGCAAGGGCTCGCTGATGCTGCTCGACGACCGCCGGGAAAAGCTCGCCATCGTCGCCTCCATCGGCATGAACCGCCAACTGGCACGCAACATGAAACTGCTCAAGGGGCAGGGCATCGCCGGCCGGGTGGTGATCACCGGCAGCCCGATGCTGGTCCACGATATTGAACAGGATCAACGTGTCAGCATTGACAAACGTCCTCGTTTCGCGACGCAATCCTTTCTCTGCCTGCCCTTCCGCAGTGAAAATGAAATCATCGGCGTCCTCAACCTGAGCGACAAGAACAACGGCAGCGCCTTCACCGTTGCCGACCTGAAAACGGTCGAGCCGCTGCTCGAGCATGCCGGCAGCCTGGTGCGGCGCGCCGGCACCCTGGAGCGCGCCAGCCTGCTTGAGGAACTTTCTTCCTGCGACAGTCTGACCGGACTGCACAATCGACGCTTCCTCGACCAGCGGCTGGACGAGGAACTGAACCGCAGTTCACGTCAGAAGCTGGAATTTTCGGTGCTGCTGCTCGATATCGACCACTTCAAGAACTACAACGATCACTGCGGCCACCTGGCTGGCGACAAGGCCCTGAAAAAACTCTCGCATCTGCTGCGTCGTTCCGCCCGGGAGATGGATTCCGTCACCCGCTTCGGCGGCGAGGAGTTCTGTATTCTGCTGCCGGAAACCGGGCGCGAACCGGCCCGCATGGTTGCCGAACGCATCCGCCACGGCATCGAACGAGAACCCTTTTACCAGGAAGAGGTGCTGCCCGGCGGCCGTCTCACCATCAGTATCGGCATTTCCTGTTACCCGGCCGACGGTGACAGTGCCGAGGCGCTGCTTGAAGCCGCCGACCGCGCCCTCTACCAGGCCAAGGACAACGGCCGCAATCGCATTCAGCTGTTCGAACCCACCCTGCGCCAGCAGCGCATTGTTTTCATCTGA
- a CDS encoding OmpA family protein gives MLRSWILIGCCLGLLVPSVGFGAVNLSGFQVHFGLNSARVSPRDRAAVARLAGELKSHPRTRIALAGHTDDTGSHALNVRLSHDRARAVRNLLVNEYGIAKGRIGIAWLDSSRPLAANGSEAGRARNRRVDIAFVSTEAFAGGASPRPAAASARNGESRKRAVHRQSVAVKSAPAPRRVVPRKVLKRVPLRYQPDGTTPEGGTEAIAELAAALKKDPARKLKIQGVSRGTRADLKLARRRVDAVRSRLLYIFKVSARQIEVSWFGAAEEATGDAAVGVLLQLLGTR, from the coding sequence ATGTTGCGATCTTGGATACTTATCGGCTGCTGTCTAGGACTGCTGGTGCCGTCGGTCGGTTTCGGGGCGGTCAACCTGTCGGGATTCCAGGTTCATTTCGGTCTGAATTCGGCGCGGGTCAGCCCGCGCGATCGGGCGGCTGTTGCCCGACTGGCGGGTGAACTGAAGAGCCACCCCCGGACCAGGATTGCCCTCGCCGGGCACACCGACGACACCGGTTCCCACGCGCTCAACGTTCGCCTCTCTCACGATCGGGCCAGGGCGGTGAGAAATCTGCTGGTCAATGAGTACGGGATTGCCAAAGGGCGGATCGGCATCGCCTGGCTCGATTCCTCCCGACCGCTCGCCGCCAATGGCAGCGAGGCGGGACGAGCCCGCAACCGTCGGGTTGACATCGCGTTCGTGTCCACGGAGGCCTTTGCCGGGGGGGCGTCACCGCGCCCGGCGGCCGCGTCCGCCCGGAACGGTGAGTCCCGGAAGCGGGCGGTCCATCGCCAGTCTGTCGCCGTGAAATCGGCCCCGGCCCCTCGTCGGGTCGTCCCGCGGAAGGTTCTCAAGCGGGTGCCCCTGCGTTACCAGCCCGACGGTACCACGCCTGAAGGGGGGACGGAGGCGATCGCCGAACTGGCCGCGGCGCTGAAGAAGGACCCGGCGAGGAAACTGAAAATTCAGGGGGTCTCGCGCGGCACCCGGGCCGACCTGAAGTTGGCCCGCAGGCGGGTCGACGCGGTTCGCTCGCGGTTGCTCTACATCTTCAAGGTTTCGGCCCGACAGATCGAAGTCAGCTGGTTCGGCGCTGCCGAAGAGGCCACCGGGGACGCCGCCGTCGGCGTGCTGCTGCAGTTGCTGGGCACCCGCTGA
- a CDS encoding chemotaxis protein CheW, which yields MSVQTACRQQVEFGNQLWIVVNIDQNSFAINALDVHDMVAMPPLTRLPGTEQYLSGTINHRGQIVPLVDFRVLLGRKSISETAESLCSLIDQRENDHRNWLDQLELSVKEQREFALATDPHKCAFGKWYDSYTTDDLVLQGLLRKFDTPHRTIHAIAEKVKKYEIAGKFEAAYTLIEQTREHELSVMIELFAAFRQIVREQTRRQVAVILEHEGAQVAFSVDAVDAVEELSAELITDAADVFPVEWKNWIVAIGRRSKTDGLALILDQELFFDLAARVDPSDG from the coding sequence ATGTCTGTGCAAACCGCCTGTCGTCAGCAGGTTGAATTCGGCAACCAGTTGTGGATCGTGGTCAATATTGACCAGAACAGTTTTGCGATCAACGCGCTGGATGTCCATGACATGGTGGCGATGCCGCCATTGACCAGGTTGCCCGGTACCGAACAATACCTCTCTGGGACGATCAATCACCGTGGGCAGATTGTTCCCCTGGTCGACTTTCGTGTCCTGCTCGGCCGAAAGTCGATTTCCGAGACGGCCGAAAGTCTCTGCTCGCTGATTGATCAGCGGGAAAATGATCATCGCAACTGGCTTGACCAGTTGGAGCTGTCGGTCAAGGAACAGCGTGAATTCGCCCTGGCGACCGACCCGCACAAGTGCGCCTTCGGCAAGTGGTACGATTCCTACACCACCGATGACCTGGTGCTGCAGGGACTGTTGCGAAAATTCGATACGCCTCACCGAACCATCCACGCGATTGCCGAAAAGGTTAAAAAGTACGAGATCGCCGGTAAATTCGAGGCTGCTTACACCCTCATCGAGCAGACCAGGGAACACGAACTTTCCGTCATGATCGAGCTGTTTGCCGCATTCCGCCAGATTGTCAGGGAACAGACCCGCCGGCAGGTTGCCGTGATCCTGGAGCATGAGGGCGCGCAGGTGGCCTTTTCGGTCGATGCGGTGGATGCAGTCGAGGAGTTGTCCGCCGAACTGATCACCGATGCGGCGGATGTCTTCCCCGTCGAATGGAAAAACTGGATTGTCGCCATCGGCCGCCGCAGCAAGACCGACGGTCTGGCGCTGATTCTCGATCAGGAACTGTTTTTCGATCTGGCCGCCCGGGTTGACCCTTCCGACGGCTGA